The DNA window TTATTGACCTCTTCGCTGCTTTACTATTTCCTATATCGCGGTTATAATTTGTGTGCGTGGCCTAAACATTATCGGCGTATTTATAGGAATTTGTAAGCCAACTAGACCCTTACTCAAGTTGTAAGAGTGTGAAAGaaatatttccaaatttttagttttatcatgtctttaaaattaaaaattaaaaaataaaaaatgtaaaaagatATCTGATAGTCAAAAAACAAATCTCTAGTATTCTTCctcattaaaatattattaacgAATTCCGGAGTTTTTGGAAAATCTTTAGGTCACTTATTAAATTCGATCGAACAGCTCTTGACATATCTTGGTTGTAAATAAGTAGCAGTCTGGCTGCAATCCGGATCAATGCAGAGCTACTATCAAACCGAGCAGTATGTAACTGTAGGTGGAAAATGCAGCTAGTAGCACTAAACGTCTTGATCTGGAGAAAAGCTAAAATCAGTGGCGTGGCGTTTTCCTAGATCTTTTTTGTTATGATACAGTAGCAGTAGAAGTACATATAAATTAGTCCAATCGTTAGGCAGGCTGAGgcctttttggccacaaaaTGCGTATTTCCCACTTGACCGAAAATGGCCTGCTTGTATTCTCCTTCATCATCACATGGACGAGGGCTACTAGTGACAGACACTGCGATATAAACAATCCTATCAGAACAATTGTTTCATCTGTCTTATTTGCGTTCCAATTATTGCCGCTGTGAAGCTCATGTTGAATGCTGAATAAAACAAGTCACTTAAACGTTAGAATAAACACTCACAATTCGGACCCGAGTGGCATGACGAAAAGTTGCATCCCGACTGACAGCCCGTTACACGGCAGCGTATTTGTTTTGGCCTTATTaacttattaataataataaagaaatactAAGATAGCATCTAAATTTTTGCCCATATATACACATCAGCTATAATCGGATGgaattaatttaaacttaCTTGAATAATAAGACGATTACTCATGAAGCTAGCGGCGCAGGTCATAAAAGTTGGCGAAAGCCATACAACGTTGGTTATCAATTTTATAACGATTGATTTGTTAGTCTGAATAACCATAGTCAGATAAATAACTCCAGTTACATCAAGCGAGGCAAACATCCACGACAGCCAAGCGATGAACCCGTAGACAAGACTGATCTCATCATTGCAAAGCATTATCAGGCGATCGTGCACCTCCAAGCACGCGCGTAAACGCATACGGTTTGCGCCAGTTTTTTTGAGGTCTGCCGATTCATCTATAACCGCGTTAATCTGCGACTGATTCCAGATGAGCACGAGACGTACAATATGTACTATGCAAAAGTATGTGCCCATTGTAAAACTAGTTACCAGATATCGTAAAGGAAATCCCAAGGAGGTAATGACAAAAAGTCGAGAAGCATCCGTCAACCATTCGAGTACACACGTCTTGATAAAGTTCACCATGTAGAGAACATTGGTTGCAATAATTAGCCAAAGCAGACGTTTGGGGAGGAGCAGACGAACATTAGCCAAGTGCCTCCGTCGGTAACACTCTATTTGCCTAACAATTCGCAGATGTGGGGCTTGCAGCCAGATGAGCCACGCATTCTGGACAACCAGAATACCAAGGGCCATTACCATAACAAGTCGGTCGAAGTGGTTTCCAGTCGTGGTAAGCTCTTTTTTGAAGCACCTACGCCAATATGTGACCATGACGGACATGCAACCAACCAAGTAGGCTTGCAAGGCAAAGTGAATTACGTAACAGAGAACGCTGCGACGCAACCGGATTCTTTTTTTAGCGGGATTATAGTCAATGCAGAATATCCCCAGATATCGACAAAGGCGGTAGTAAGCGCAGAGTTCACTCGGTTTGAAGTCCATATCGAATGACTGATGAACCTAGCTGAACCgctatttttgtggttaatTTTCCAAAGCCAATTCTTGGTCGAATACTTCGTACCTAAAGTATTTTGACGAAAGTGTAGGTTCAATTTCGATAAAAGCAACATAAATAAGTATTACTTAGTCATTAGATCTCATTATAACACTTTAACATGTTTTCATTAAAAGGACATTCAAGCGTTAACATAAACTTACCAGATTGTGTATGTCGTTAACGAGTAAGGGTAGGATGAGATAGAAAAGCATCGGTGCCAGCCAACAGAAAATGAGAACCAGGTCATTGCTTGAATGAAACCCCTCTAGGTTGCTGacgtaaaatattaatatacaCTGCATGACCTGGTATATGAAGAGAAAAAGTAGGACTCCACCA is part of the Drosophila yakuba strain Tai18E2 chromosome 2R, Prin_Dyak_Tai18E2_2.1, whole genome shotgun sequence genome and encodes:
- the LOC6529222 gene encoding gustatory and pheromone receptor 39a isoform X1 translates to MDFKPSELCAYYRLCRYLGIFCIDYNPAKKRIRLRRSVLCYVIHFALQAYLVGCMSVMVTYWRRCFKKELTTTGNHFDRLVMVMALGILVVQNAWLIWLQAPHLRIVRQIECYRRRHLANVRLLLPKRLLWLIIATNVLYMVNFIKTCVLEWLTDASRLFVITSLGFPLRYLVTSFTMGTYFCIVHIVRLVLIWNQSQINAVIDESADLKKTGANRMRLRACLEVHDRLIMLCNDEISLVYGFIAWLSWMFASLDVTGVIYLTMVIQTNKSIVIKLITNVVWLSPTFMTCAASFMSNRLIIQANKTAKILAKVPRTGTGLDRMIEKFLLKNIRQQPILTAYGFFTLDKSTLFKLFTAIFTYMVILVQFKEMENSTKSINKF